One Candidatus Paceibacterota bacterium DNA segment encodes these proteins:
- a CDS encoding MFS transporter: MINVILLGITSLLTDLSSEMIVPILPFFIQSLGGGGLAIGLAFGVGDAVAALMKVFSGYWADRTKRFKTFVFIGYFFSAFAKFFYPFISSWQSIAVLRPIERLGKGFRDAPRDAIISESVPQNMRGKAFGVQRAMDSVGALIGSVAVLVLFLIFGLSLQTLFFFAALIGLVAVFPIFFVRVPNNLTLSRKRIGFGELPLKARYFIAIATVFAIANFSNAFFILRAQSLFTDLSFQDSLSLALVLYIFFGIFDAVFSEPAGALSDQLGRRRIILTGYLLFSVVSLGFMTVPHIASTTVSQFLVMLIFFALYGVFRAFIDASQRAMVADLSDPGQRATALGTFEAATGLAAIPAGLIAGFLWDFSPALTFAHGFGFSILASALLLVFIRGQK, encoded by the coding sequence ATGATCAATGTCATCTTGCTGGGGATCACGTCACTCCTTACGGATCTTTCCAGTGAAATGATCGTTCCGATTCTCCCGTTCTTTATTCAATCCCTCGGCGGTGGCGGACTGGCCATCGGATTGGCGTTTGGTGTTGGCGATGCCGTCGCCGCGCTGATGAAAGTGTTCTCTGGATATTGGGCAGACCGCACAAAGCGTTTCAAGACTTTTGTTTTCATTGGCTACTTCTTTTCTGCATTTGCAAAATTTTTCTACCCGTTCATTTCAAGCTGGCAGAGCATTGCTGTCCTCCGCCCCATTGAACGCCTAGGAAAGGGGTTTCGTGATGCGCCACGTGACGCCATTATTTCAGAATCAGTGCCGCAGAATATGCGCGGCAAAGCATTTGGCGTCCAGCGCGCCATGGACAGCGTCGGCGCCCTTATTGGCTCCGTTGCAGTGTTGGTGCTCTTTCTTATCTTCGGGCTTTCTCTTCAAACACTCTTTTTCTTTGCGGCGCTCATTGGCCTTGTTGCCGTTTTCCCTATTTTCTTTGTGCGCGTGCCTAATAACCTTACACTTTCGCGCAAGCGTATTGGATTTGGTGAGCTCCCCCTGAAGGCGCGCTACTTTATTGCGATTGCAACCGTGTTTGCAATAGCCAATTTTAGCAATGCATTTTTCATCCTCCGCGCACAGAGCCTGTTTACTGACCTCTCATTCCAAGACTCGCTTTCGCTTGCGCTGGTGCTATACATCTTTTTTGGCATTTTTGATGCCGTGTTTTCAGAGCCTGCAGGAGCGCTCTCTGACCAGCTTGGACGCCGCCGCATTATTCTTACCGGCTACTTACTCTTTAGTGTAGTGTCGCTTGGGTTTATGACTGTGCCACATATTGCAAGCACAACAGTGTCACAGTTTCTCGTGATGCTTATATTTTTTGCGCTGTATGGTGTCTTCCGCGCCTTCATCGACGCATCACAGCGTGCCATGGTTGCGGATCTTTCAGATCCAGGCCAACGTGCTACTGCGCTGGGCACGTTTGAAGCGGCAACAGGGCTCGCTGCCATCCCCGCAGGTCTTATCGCCGGTTTTCTGTGGGACTTTTCTCCCGCGCTCACGTTTGCGCATGGATTCGGGTTTAGTATTCTCGCAAGCGCGCTGTTGCTCGTGTTCATTCGCGGCCAGAAATAG
- the dnaX gene encoding DNA polymerase III subunit gamma/tau, producing MLYRTHRPHTFADVVGQEHVVRTLKGALTSGRIAHAYLFTGPRGTGKTTLARIFAKAVMCQNRGKNGEPDNTCPHCVAVDNGSSMDLIEIDGASHGRVDEIRALKESAAVAASSAQKKIFLIDEVHMVTTGAFNALLKVLEEPPSHVMFLFATTDPQKIPATVLSRVQRYDLRRLTIPEIADKLLRIAKEENMPLKPDAAHVIAAAADGALRDAEVLLSKMHGMDVPALDVATVTDALGLVPHALHPEFFGYLVANDRASALAFLARITEAGINLDIFARDFLEYARAAMIAHANPALLAGVGGVHDHAILAAHGKACTAEQHIRIIMAFTDARARMRTASLPQLPLELAVLELMLGV from the coding sequence ATGTTGTATCGTACGCATCGTCCGCATACATTCGCTGATGTTGTCGGCCAGGAGCACGTTGTGCGCACGCTCAAGGGCGCGCTGACGAGCGGGCGCATTGCGCACGCATATCTCTTTACAGGGCCCCGTGGTACGGGGAAAACAACGCTTGCGCGCATCTTTGCAAAAGCGGTGATGTGCCAGAATCGTGGTAAGAACGGTGAGCCGGACAACACCTGCCCGCACTGCGTTGCGGTGGATAACGGGTCGTCAATGGATTTGATCGAAATCGACGGCGCTTCTCATGGCCGCGTTGATGAAATTCGCGCGCTGAAAGAATCTGCGGCAGTTGCCGCCTCAAGCGCGCAGAAAAAGATCTTCCTCATTGATGAAGTGCACATGGTGACTACGGGTGCGTTTAACGCGCTCCTTAAAGTGCTTGAAGAGCCGCCCTCGCATGTGATGTTTCTCTTTGCGACAACGGATCCGCAGAAGATTCCTGCAACAGTGCTCTCGCGTGTTCAGCGCTATGATCTCCGACGCCTCACGATTCCTGAGATAGCTGATAAACTATTGCGCATTGCGAAAGAAGAAAACATGCCGTTGAAGCCTGATGCCGCTCACGTGATTGCCGCCGCGGCAGACGGGGCGCTTCGTGACGCAGAGGTACTCCTCTCCAAGATGCATGGCATGGATGTTCCGGCACTAGATGTTGCCACGGTAACTGACGCGCTCGGGCTCGTGCCCCACGCCCTGCACCCAGAGTTTTTTGGATATCTCGTAGCGAACGATCGTGCCAGCGCACTCGCATTTTTGGCACGCATTACAGAGGCGGGGATTAACCTTGATATTTTCGCACGTGATTTTCTTGAATATGCGCGTGCGGCGATGATCGCCCATGCCAACCCAGCGCTCCTTGCGGGAGTTGGTGGGGTGCATGATCACGCCATACTCGCCGCGCATGGCAAGGCGTGCACAGCGGAACAGCACATTCGTATCATTATGGCATTCACCGATGCGCGCGCACGCATGCGCACCGCATCTCTTCCACAACTTCCCCTTGAGCTCGCGGTGTTAGAGCTTATGCTGGGAGTATGA
- a CDS encoding GtrA family protein — protein sequence MAIEPMPSLSRLDYLGALITGVTTGSIAWQILSWFRIPFYLGFPWAWLIVLVPMLWLVGVIKGYLLGKYIAPVFADFGKFVAVGFTNAAVDFGIMYLLIAQTGIASGGWFSLFKTASFVIALGHSYTWNALWVFSNHGRGLNRRDFIRFTTVALVALAVNVGAASLVVNGIGPMFDLSLRAWAGVGAVTGSALALLVSFTGFRKVVFA from the coding sequence GTGGCTATCGAACCAATGCCTAGCTTGTCCCGTCTCGACTACCTTGGTGCCCTCATAACCGGTGTCACAACCGGTTCTATCGCGTGGCAGATTCTCTCTTGGTTTCGCATCCCATTCTATCTTGGGTTTCCGTGGGCGTGGCTCATCGTGCTTGTCCCCATGCTCTGGCTTGTGGGCGTGATCAAAGGATACCTTCTGGGGAAATATATCGCTCCCGTTTTTGCTGATTTTGGAAAGTTCGTCGCTGTTGGATTTACGAACGCCGCCGTTGATTTTGGTATTATGTATCTACTCATCGCGCAAACGGGCATTGCTTCGGGTGGGTGGTTCTCTCTTTTTAAAACGGCATCGTTTGTAATTGCGCTTGGGCACAGCTACACGTGGAATGCGCTTTGGGTGTTTTCGAACCATGGTCGTGGCCTCAATCGCCGTGACTTTATCCGCTTTACTACCGTGGCATTGGTTGCGCTTGCCGTGAATGTTGGCGCCGCTTCGTTGGTGGTAAACGGCATTGGGCCCATGTTTGATCTCTCTCTGCGCGCATGGGCTGGCGTGGGTGCTGTGACGGGCTCAGCGCTCGCGCTCTTGGTGAGCTTTACGGGCTTTCGCAAGGTGGTCTTTGCCTAA